In Triticum aestivum cultivar Chinese Spring chromosome 5B, IWGSC CS RefSeq v2.1, whole genome shotgun sequence, the following proteins share a genomic window:
- the LOC123117669 gene encoding uncharacterized protein — protein MLVEILLRLPPEPIHLFRASLVSKHWRSLVHDARFLRRFREFHGGTPPMLGFFNNHTRSPLFIPTSSGFVASTAAKMSHGDWWAHDCRHGHALLQNRCTRAFLVWDLVTGDQRHLPLPAADLWLCNAAILCAAGHADRGDCRSCPFLVVSVFSDPIDSVASACTYSSEAGVWSEITSIGKQFSFVDNV, from the coding sequence ATGCTCGtggagatcctcctccgcctcccgccggagCCCATCCACCTCTTCCGCGCCTCCTTAGTCTCCAAGCACTGGCGCAGCCTCGTCCACGACGCCCGATTCCTCCGCCGCTTCCGCGAGTTCCACGGCGGGACGCCTCCCATGCTCGGCTTCTTCAACAACCACACGCGGTCTCCCCTCTTCATTCCCACCTCGAGCGGCTTCGTGGCCTCCACCGCTGCCAAGATGTCCCACGGCGACTGGTGGGCCCACGACTGCCGCCACGGTCACGCTCTCCTGCAAAACCGCTGCACCAGGGCGTTCCTCGTCTGGGACCTCGTGACCGGCGACCAACGCCACCTACCCCTGCCCGCGGCCGATCTGTGGTTGTGCAACGCCGCGATTCTTTGTGCGGCTGGTCACGCTGACCGTGGCGACTGCCGTTCCTGCCCGTTCCTCGTGGTGTCGGTGTTCAGTGACCCGATTGATTCCGTCGCCTCTGCCTGCACCTACTCGTCGGAGGCTGGTGTCTGGAGCGAGATCACCTCGATCGGTAAACAATTTTCATTTGTTGACAATGTGTAA
- the LOC123115286 gene encoding uncharacterized protein, with protein MTQRSISQTRTTIPNSSGELAGGRRRHADSPPLPDDMLAEILLLLPPVPIHLFRAAFVSKRWRGLVHDARFLRRFREFYGGTPPILGFFNNHPRSPLFIPTSGGFAASTAAKMSHDNWWALHCRHGHALLQNRRTGTVLVWDLVTGDRRHLPLPSRAQEWSSNGAALCAAGHADHGGCRSCPFLVAYVFSRERNAVTSACTYSSETGVWSELTSIVLPFASVAVKPTALVGNTLYCLLDNYNILEFDLVNHRLGLTQKFPRNALCSYEDHIVIMPTEDGHLGLAGVEGLNLHLWSLMASVDGLVTWTHQRVIDLENFLAPEVVAATCNFWVEPIGFAEDAGVIFIYVHPRVYMIHLKSMQIEEVPEKGNYSSILPYTSFYAPGITTGGGDDQAELLNNC; from the exons ATGACTCAAAGGTCCATTTCGCAAACACGCACAACTATCCCCAATTCCAgtggcgagctcgccggcggccgccgccgccatgccgaTTCGCCGCCTCTCCCGGACGACATGCTCGCggagatcctcctcctcctcccgccggtgCCCATCCACCTCTTCCGCGCCGCCTTCGTCTCCAAACGCTGGCGCGGCCTCGTCCACGACGCCCGATTCCTCCGCCGCTTCCGCGAGTTCTACGGCGGGACGCCTCCGATCCTTGGCTTCTTCAACAACCATCCGCGGTCTCCCCTCTTCATCCCTACCTCCGGCGGCTTCGCGGCCTCCACCGCTGCCAAGATGTCCCACGACAACTGGTGGGCCCTCCATTGCCGACACGGTCACGCTCTCCTCCAGAACCGCCGCACCGGGACGGTCCTGGTCTGGGACCTCGTGACCGGCGACCGGCGCCACCTGCCGCTCCCCTCGCGGGCCCAAGAGTGGTCGTCCAACGGCGCGGCCCTCTGCGCGGCCGGCCACGCCGACCACGGCGGCTGCCGTTCGTGCCCATTCCTCGTGGCATACGTGTTCAGTCGGGAGCGTAATGCCGTCACCTCTGCCTGCACCTACTCGTCCGAGACCGGCGTCTGGAGTGAGCTCACCTCCATCGTTCTACCATTTGCATCTGTTGCTGTGAAACCGACGGCTCTGGTTGGGAACACGCTCTACTGCTTGCTGGATAACTATAACATCCTTGAGTTTGATTTGGTTAACCATAGGCTGGGTCTAACTCAGAAGTTCCCACGCAACGCTCTTTGTAGCTATGAAGATCATATTGTCATCATGCCGACAGAGGATGGACACCTTGGTTTGGCCGGAGTTGAAGGACTCAATCTCCATCTGTGGTCACTGATGGCGAGCGTTGACGGGCTCGTAACATGGACACATCAAAGGGTCATTGATCTTGAGAATTTTCTTGCGCCCGAAGTGGTGGCGGCCACATGTAACTTTTGGGTGGAGCCAATTGGATTTGCTGAAGATGCTGGGGTGATCTTCATCTATGTGCACCCTAGGGTCTATATGATCCATCTCAAGTCCATGCAGATCGAGGAGGTGCCAGAGAAAGGGAACTATAGCAGCATACTTCCCTACACAAGTTTCTATGCTCCAG GAATTACCACTGGTGGTGGAGATGATCAAGCTGAACTTTTAAACAACTGCTGA